Proteins from one Arthrobacter sp. DNA4 genomic window:
- a CDS encoding serine hydrolase domain-containing protein, whose product MSAVTAPAKSQSTGTVAPGFEDVQAQFDAYLAEDLNYSAQLAVYWKDHLVVDLVGGDGLERDTLTGTFSATKGVAAIALATLVSSGQLDLDQTVVHYWPEFGANGKERVLVRELLSHQAGLINVDAGLETADILDSRRAAPKLATQRPYWRPGSSFGYHGLTIGSVIEELVRRITGLTLQELYENTVRAPRDIDFWLGLPESEEDRFEAVRPAQPTTEQLEIMSASQMSPDGLGALMFNGVNSLVPPNLGPYSPNRREVRAAGPAAVGGIGSARGLAQVYAAAIGLTGDALVDSDTVAAMGQQQVWGVDRVLNFPASFGVVFMKPHPGSDFGSYQAFGHDGAGGALGYADPLYGISFGYIPLQMQLPGGADARAIHLSQTVRAAVRQS is encoded by the coding sequence ATGTCAGCCGTCACGGCTCCTGCCAAAAGCCAGTCCACAGGCACCGTCGCACCCGGGTTCGAGGACGTACAGGCCCAGTTTGATGCCTATCTCGCCGAGGACCTCAATTACAGCGCCCAGCTGGCCGTGTACTGGAAGGACCACCTCGTGGTTGATCTGGTCGGTGGAGACGGCCTGGAACGCGACACGTTGACGGGAACGTTCTCGGCGACAAAAGGCGTCGCCGCAATAGCCCTGGCGACGCTGGTCAGCTCAGGACAGCTGGACCTTGATCAAACGGTGGTTCACTATTGGCCGGAATTTGGCGCCAACGGAAAAGAACGGGTGCTTGTCCGCGAGCTCTTGTCGCACCAGGCTGGACTGATCAACGTGGACGCGGGGCTGGAAACCGCGGACATACTGGACTCCCGCCGCGCGGCACCCAAACTCGCGACGCAACGGCCGTACTGGCGCCCGGGATCAAGCTTCGGTTATCACGGCCTGACCATCGGATCCGTCATCGAGGAACTGGTGCGGCGGATTACGGGCCTGACCTTGCAGGAACTCTACGAGAACACCGTCCGCGCACCCCGGGACATTGACTTTTGGCTCGGCCTGCCGGAATCAGAAGAGGATCGGTTCGAAGCAGTACGTCCCGCGCAACCTACGACCGAACAGCTTGAAATCATGTCCGCAAGCCAGATGTCGCCGGATGGTCTTGGCGCCCTGATGTTCAACGGTGTCAACAGCCTTGTACCGCCAAACCTGGGTCCCTACTCACCCAATCGCCGCGAAGTGCGGGCGGCTGGCCCTGCCGCAGTTGGCGGTATCGGATCGGCAAGGGGGCTGGCGCAGGTTTACGCAGCAGCCATTGGCCTGACGGGGGATGCCCTCGTAGACTCCGATACTGTTGCGGCAATGGGGCAGCAGCAGGTGTGGGGAGTGGACAGGGTCCTGAATTTCCCGGCGTCGTTCGGTGTCGTTTTCATGAAGCCCCACCCAGGCTCTGATTTTGGCAGCTACCAGGCGTTTGGCCATGATGGTGCCGGTGGGGCGCTCGGGTACGCTGACCCGCTGTACGGCATCAGCTTTGGCTATATCCCGCTCCAGATGCAACTGCCGGGCGGCGCGGATGCCAGGGCGATCCACCTCTCGCAAACCGTGAGGGCTGCTGTCCGCCAGAGCTAG
- a CDS encoding luciferase family protein produces the protein MPGVTARQSAISVPGASGFMVERDARAPLDAFLVPQAGEFAHLHPEYDGSLHTALPPALAREAIAKGWGVAHPLAGIRLARGMVMIYGPRNDAELDVVTGILQTSHAYATLPAGSGNA, from the coding sequence TTGCCCGGGGTAACTGCACGCCAGTCAGCCATCTCCGTGCCCGGTGCATCCGGGTTCATGGTCGAACGCGACGCACGGGCGCCGCTTGACGCATTCCTCGTTCCACAGGCCGGAGAGTTTGCGCACCTCCACCCCGAGTACGATGGATCACTGCATACGGCCCTGCCTCCGGCCCTTGCCCGCGAGGCCATAGCCAAAGGTTGGGGCGTGGCTCATCCCCTGGCCGGGATCCGGCTTGCCCGGGGAATGGTCATGATCTATGGACCACGGAACGACGCTGAGCTTGATGTCGTCACCGGAATCCTGCAGACAAGCCACGCCTACGCCACGCTCCCCGCAGGCAGCGGGAACGCCTGA
- a CDS encoding alpha/beta hydrolase, protein MNNAFDEPTVVWHTPDTTDRPLVVLLHGRGADETGIIGLAGHLPAGPSYAAVRAPIPAGGGYAWFANRGIGRPVAESLNQTMAWFRKWLDNVAPPGRQVILVGFSGGAAFAGGLLLSDPQRFAGAAILNGTLPFDAGVPTSPARLAGVPVFVAQGETDTVIPRELLDRTWTYLLGDSGAPSYARRDPGLAATASPMTLLRSLAAGSRSVCTSSPPAALCRPTMAPGTPFPTARSRFVPALAPMFPGRYRRSSAPTIARATSGSGSWTVSSPCPG, encoded by the coding sequence CATGGACGCGGCGCGGACGAGACCGGCATCATCGGTTTGGCCGGACACTTGCCAGCGGGCCCGTCGTATGCCGCTGTCCGCGCACCGATTCCGGCCGGAGGGGGCTACGCCTGGTTTGCCAACCGTGGAATCGGCCGTCCGGTGGCGGAGTCCCTCAATCAGACGATGGCTTGGTTCCGCAAGTGGCTCGACAACGTGGCACCTCCGGGTCGCCAGGTGATACTCGTCGGCTTCAGCGGCGGCGCAGCCTTTGCAGGAGGTCTGCTCCTGTCCGATCCACAGCGTTTCGCAGGCGCTGCCATCCTCAACGGAACATTACCGTTCGACGCCGGCGTCCCAACTTCACCTGCCCGCTTGGCCGGGGTGCCGGTTTTCGTTGCCCAAGGCGAGACCGACACTGTCATCCCCCGCGAGCTCCTGGACCGAACGTGGACCTACCTGCTCGGTGATTCCGGCGCACCCAGCTACGCCCGCCGCGATCCCGGCTTGGCGGCCACGGCCTCACCAATGACACTGTTGCGGAGCTTGGCGGCTGGATCGCGGAGCGTTTGCACTTCCTCGCCTCCCGCGGCACTCTGCCGTCCGACGATGGCACCTGGAACGCCTTTCCCGACGGCGCGCTCCCGGTTCGTTCCGGCGCTCGCCCCGATGTTTCCTGGTCGATACCGCAGGAGCAGCGCTCCGACAATAGCCCGCGCCACGTCCGGGAGCGGCTCCTGGACCGTGTCCTCGCCTTGCCCGGGGTAA